Within Eggerthella timonensis, the genomic segment GAAAAATTTGCAGAAGCACGCTCAAAACCTGCACGGGCCCGCGCCGATTTGGGGGGGGTCGAGGCGCGTCGCCTACCGCTCCGCTTCCGCACCGACGCGCCGCACATCCCGCAGCAGCTCCTTGCGCAACCGGTAGCGCCTCATCATCCAAGCGGCCTCGTTCGCAGGAAGGCGCTTCCCAATCAGCTTGGCCACCGCGCGAGCCGCTTCATCGAACTGCCTCGCGTCGAAGAACTGGTCGGGCGTGATCGACACCACCGTGATCCCCTGCGAAAGCAAGGCACTGCGCCGGGCCGAATCGCGCGCTTCGGCGGCGCTCCCGCTGTGATGCGCTTCGCTGTCGTACTCGACGGCCACGCGGTGCCTCCTCCAATATAGATCGCATTCGAAGTGATCGCGCTGGACCAAACCCTTCACTCTCACCTCGATACGAGGATTGAGCTCCGGGAGGCCCAAGCCGTACCCGCCGATCATCCGAGACAGGCACAACGCCATAGCCAGATTCGTCTCCATGGGGGAAGCCGACGAGTCCGCAACGAACCGCAATGCGCGCAGCGCCGCACTCGCCCCGGCGCTGCCGCGCGACTTTTCGACGAACCGTTTCAACGCACGGGCGCTCGTCAAGGGAGAGCGTTTTCGAAAGCCCTGGTCGCTATCGTCGTACGCATACCTCGAGCAAAGCAGATAACCGTACCGGACAAGCTCGACCAGCGACAGCTCCGTCGCCATCTCGACAAAGGATCGCTCGGGCGAGCTCATGAACACGCCTTCGCGCACCTTGACGAAGGAGCCGACGGGAAATCCTGTGCTCCACACGTGGCATACGGGGTTCCCCGACCGCACGCGGTCGTTCGCCTGGGCGACCACGACATGCAGCGGCGTTCCGAACATCTCCAAGCCGTCGCACATGCCGGTCGCGCGAACGCCGCATGCCGGATGGGCCCGCGAGGGCGCAGAACCTGACGGCGCGTCGCCGACGCGCCAATACTCGTAGGCAGAGGAATATCCGATGAAGGTGCTCATACTTGCAGCATACCGAGCGCAAGCCCTCTTGGCTAGGGCGCGTTTGCCGGAGACGCACCGTTTTCGAAAAAGCCGAATGCAGAATTTGAAGCCGCATGTGCACGTTTTTCGACTTTATGGCAGCTCGAACGATCGCCGACCAGGCGTTTTTCACGAAGAAGCTCACCGCGACTCCATCCGAGCACCGACGGAAATCGCGAAACCCCTGATGGGCAACGACTCGCGCTCGATCCGAACTTGCCACAAAGTCGAAAAAGTTGCACAACCCGGCGAAAAACGCGATTTCGCAGGTTCGGTGGCACAGAAAGCACCGGGGCCGCGAGGAATTCGCAGGCCCGACCGCCCGGAAAGCAATCGGACCCGCGGATGATCCACGGGTCCGGCAGGGGGAGGTACGCAAACCGAAAACGTCAGGCGGCTGCCTCAACGCTGTCCAAGAGCTCCGCGAGGAGCGAGGCGTCCTCTTCGACGAAGCCCATGGCAAGCTGGGCCAAGCCTTGGTAGAACAGCGTCCGCGAGAACAGACGCATGTCGTTGGTCAGCAACGGCAGCCAGTTCAGCAGATGATCGTGAAGGAAGGCGCGCTGCGTCCTCAGCTGCTCGACGGCCTCGTCCTCGCTTCCCGCGACCAACGAAGCGGCGACGCGCAGGCTCATACGCTGCATGAACTCGAACTCCAGCGCCACATGGTCTTCGCCCTCGTTCCACGCGCCTCGCTTGAGGTTGTTCTCGCGCAGCGTTTGCAGCACCTCGGCGCGCGCCTCCTGCATCATCAAACGGCGTTCGGAGGTATACACGCTCTCATAGGGATACGCCGCCGAGTACGCGTTCACGCCGTGGCCGATGAACGTGCGCACGAAGTCGATGGCCAGCTCGGTGACGCTGTCGTCCCATGCGGTTTTCAGATAGTCGTACAGCAGGTGATACCCCTCGTCCACCTTCGCGTTGCCGGTGGCGGTGGGAAAGCGCATCGACTGCAGCTCCTCCAGCGCCTCCCGATCCACCTCTTCGCGAAACAGGCGCGCGAGCAGCCCGTACGTTTGAGCGCGCATGCGCATGAGCGCTACCAGATCGACCGATTCCTCAGACATGGCCCTCTCCCTTCTTCGTCTTCATGTTGGCGGCCGCGTCAAGTGCGGGAAGCATGGAGCGCCCCAGATCGGTCAGGCGCCAAGCGTGCTCGCCCCATTCGAGCGCATCGGTTCGCTCCAGCATGTCGATGAAGTGGCCGCCAAAACGCCGCGGACTCCTCACCTCGTCGAACGTGTCCACCAACTCCTCGATCTCGGGCTTCGTGCGCGGATGTTCGTCGACGGCGCGCATCACCGCGCGGTACACTTCGATGTAGCGGCTATCGCGGTCGAGCACGATATCGCGAAACGAGGATCCTTGGGTGAGCTCCTCGTACAGCGTGCTCCCCTCGTCCGTGGTGCGCCATACGGGATCGACGCGATCCTTGATCTCCAGGTACGCTACGCCCGCTTCCGCATCTTCAAGCGCATCGGCAACAGCGGGCAACTCGAGCGTCAGCGCGCCGGCGCGCTCCAGCATGCGGCACAGCGTCATCGGCGCGTACACCGAGCGGTTATGCGCCTGCGCCTCTTCCACGCGCTGGGCAACACGGCTCGCCGCGCACCCGCCGCGGCACAGGCCCATGATGTCCAGCAGCACGGGACGGCGCGCCGGGTTGTGGTCGAGCAGCTCCAGCACGGCGGCCTTCGCGCTGCCTTGACGCTTCGGCGTGTACACGGCTTCGCGCTGCATGCTTTGAGGCATGTTGCGCATGGTGGGGTAATCGACGGTGTCAAGCGGGTTGTCGTCGTCCATATCCTCCTGGTCGATCTCCAAGTCGTCGGCCATCAGGGGATCGAACTCGTCGTCCAAGCCCAGAACGTCGTCGAACGATAGGGTGGGCATCCGGTTCCTCCTTCTCTCTTCGCTGCGTTCGAGTATAGGCGCTGCGCGCGACCGCCCATCATCCTGCAAGGCGTAAATGCACGGTGGATTTGCGCGCGCATCATACGCTGATCCGCAGAAATCACCTTGACGCTCGTTTCGGCGCCTCCCTATAATCGGGGCGCGTTGCGAGAAGCGGGGCTTCTTGGGAAAGGAAGCTCTATGGCCAACGTAGCTTGGGGCAAGAGGATTCTTGCCGTTGCGGTTTCGAGCTGCCTGTGCGCTTTGATCGCGGTTCCCGCCTACGCGTTCTACTACGTCCATGGCGAAGAGAACGTGGCTGCGACCAGCAAGGGCGTCATCGAGGTCACGTGCACGGTAGACGAGACCGCGCAGGGCGGAGGCGTGAAAACCTCGCTCATTATCGTTCCCGCAGACAGTACCGCTGCTGCTTGCCTGGATGAGAGCGTGGTTTCCAGCAACAGTCAGAACGGCCTTGTGGCCATTCACGACTACAGCGTCTCCAGCTTGGCGGACGAGCTGTCCGGCAAGCAGTACACGTGCACGGTGTACAAGGCAGGCAGCCAGAAACCGGGCACGCACACCGCGTTCGACGGAAGCGGCACCGAGGGCGAGAACACGCCGCTCGAGCGCTTCGACAGCGTGGTGTTCACGGTGGCGTAAGCGCCGCGCAGGGGACCCGAACGACCAGCCGGGCCCCCTGCAAGGCGTCCGGACCGATTCTCCGCGAACCGCAGGCCTAAGCTCCTCGACTCGTCGGCCAAGGCCCATCAGAAGCTTCGACCACGCCGCTCAAACATCATCCGCAGAGGATTATTTTTTCGTTATCCCAGTTCAGAAGCACGCGATCACACGACGAAACCATGATCTCATCGCTCACCTCGCTAGAAAAAGCACGGCTCCCACGGTATGATGATGCGCAGGGATTCAAGGAGGGGGCTTCATGGGGATTCGCGTTCCTCGCATCACCATCAACGCCGATTTCGGCGACGATGCCGCGTTCGGCGATCTGAGCCTGCTGTCGGTCGGCTACGGGCTTCACCAGGCATGGGTATACGCCGCCATGTTCGGAACGTCCTCCATCTTCGGCACGCAAACCTACATCACCGGCATGTACGGAAGCCACGCATCGTTGCCGTTCCTCATCTCCATCGTCGTGTTCGGGCTGTGCCTGTTGTTCGCGGGAATCACCGACCAACGGCTCCTGCGAACCTACATTTCGAAGAAAACGCTCGTGGCGGGCTCGCTGCTCATGTCCGCCGGCACCTTGCTGCTGCTCTCGCCTCCCGCGATCAACGGGCCGGTGCTGGAAGCGATATCGGGCATTTCGACGGGCATCGGCTCCGCCATCCTGATCCTGTTTTGGGGCGTCGCGTTCGCGCGATGCGACAGCGCGTCCATCGTGCTGAACTCGTCCATAGCCATTTCCATCGGCATCGGGGTGTACGCGATCGGCTTGCATTACGGACCGTTCCCCCTTGCGGGAATTCTCACGGGCATCATCCCGTTGCTCGAGCTTGCCATCCTGTGGAACAAAACGCCGGCACCGTACTCCGAGCGCAACGAGGTGCCCATCTTCAAGCCGCTGCCCGTCAATCACGCCAAGTTCTTCCTGCGCTTCGGCATCCCGGTGTTCGTGTTCGGCGTGGCGCTCGGCACGCTGCGGCAAACGTCCATCCAGTACATCGTGCCCGCCTCGAACGTGGGCGACCAAATCGCCATGTTGCTGGCGGCCGGTTTCGCCTCCGTGGTCATCCTCGTCACCATCGTCGCGCTCGGGGGAGGCGACAAATGGAGCCGCTACTTCCGTCCGCTCATCCCCTTCATCGCCATCACGCTGTTCTTCCTGCCGCTTTCGGAAATGAGCGATGGCACATTCGCCACCATGTTTCTCATGATGGGCTACCTGTGCTTCGAGGCGCTCATGTGGATCTTCTTCGGCGAGCTGGCGCAACGCTTCCGCTTGTCGCCCATCTACGTGTTCGGCTTGGGGCGCGGCATGCTGGCACTGGCGGGGTTGGCTGGCTCGCTGTTCCCCATCGTGGCGGCAAACTGGGTGCATCTGCTGCCCTTCGGCGAGCAGGGCGTGATCGTCGTCGTGCTGCTTATTATGGTAGTGGCGTACGCGCTGCTGCCCCGCGAACGCGAGATCGAGGCCATCGTCGCCCCGTGCCCGCTCGTGAAAGCCGTGTCGCTCGAGCTGAACGACCGTGTGCGCCCGCTGGGAGCTTCGAATACGAGCGCCGACGACGGCACCTCGTCTACCGAACCCGAAAACGCACCGGCAACCGCCCCCGCCCCCTCCATCAAGACCCCGACGGGGCCAGCGACGCCGACGCGCACCCCCTCGTTGCTCGAGCTCAGCAGCGCGCCCCGAGCCGAGGAAAGCGAAGAGCGCAGGGGAGGAGGCCGCTTTCGCGCGAAATGCGAGACGGTGGCCAACACCTACCTGCTGTCCCGCCGAGAGACCGAGATCATGTTCTTCCTGGCGAAGGGTCACAACGCCGCATATCTCCAGGAAAAGCTCTACATCTCGGAAGGCACCGCGAAAACCCACATCCGCCACGTCTACAAGAAGACGAACGTCCACAGCCAGCAGGAGCTCATGCGCCTCGTCGAACTCGCCGACCCCGCCGAATAACAGGCTGAGGCGCCCGTGCGTGCCGGGCCGCACGAGCGGGCGCGTCGCGACGCATCGCGCGTCCAGCGGGCGCAGGGCGTGCAGAGCGGGGCACCTGCGCGGGCGCAGCGGGTGCAGCGCGACGCACCTCCCGCCCCTCCCCGTCACGTGCCTGCGAAAACAGGTTTCGAAGCCTTTTCTGCATCTTTTTCGACCTTGTGGCAACGACCTCGCCGCGGCGGAAGCCCCCGACCAGGCCCGATAGCGCGACCCGCAGGAACGTGCATCGACAGGACGAACGAGCGAGTTTTCTGACCTGGGGAAACTTCTTCGCTCTTTGCCACAAAGTCGAAAAAGTTGCAGCATCGGCCCGAAAACCAGCTTCGAGCGGCAATCGGCCGCATGCGCCCGTGGATCGGAACCCGAGCGCCCCCATTGCAGCGCATCGATCGGGAAAGCGCTCCCCATTGCAGCGCATCGATCGGGAAAGCGTCCCCATGGCAGCGCATCGCGACCGGAAAAGCCCCGTCGCAGCGCGTCGACCGGGAAAGCGCGCGCCCGCAGCCGCGCTGCTGCCAATAATGACGATTGCGTAAAGGATGGGGCGCGGGCAGGGGGTTTATGGCAAGATGGAACATTGCATAGTCATATGCAGGGACACACGAACTAAGCTGGTTGCGTTTGGGCGCGCGACCGCGCGCGGCACCGCTGCACCGCGCGCGAGGATCGGCCGAGGCCGGCGATGGCGCCACGCACCATTAAAGGAGATGCAATGGGCTTTCTTTCGAAATTCGAAGGCAGGATGGAAGACACGTTCGAGGGCGCTGCCGACAAGATGTTCGACGCTCCCATCTCGCCGGTTCAGATAGCGAAAAAGGCCGAGAAGCAGATGCGCCGCGAGAAGATGGTTGGCGCGGGAAAGCAGTACGCCCCCACGCTGTACACCGTGCTGGTCAACCCCGACGACGATCGCCGCCTCATGGGCTACTACCCCACGCTGGCGGGCGAGACGGAAACGTACCTGGCCGCGAAAGCGTCCGAGCAGGGACTCGTCATGGACGGCCAGCCGCTCGTGCGCTTCATCGTGGACGAGGATCTCAAGCACGGCAAGTTCGACATCATCGCCGAAGCCGTGGCCGCGCCCATCATCGCGCAACTGCGCGCCGAGGAGATGCATCGCTACGGCCTGGCCGCTGCTCCTGCACCGCACCCCTACGCCGCACCGCGTCCGCAGGCCCCCCTGCCGCAGCAGCAATACGGCGGCTACGACCAGGGTTACGGCGCCCCGGCTCCCATGGC encodes:
- a CDS encoding TorD/DmsD family molecular chaperone yields the protein MSEESVDLVALMRMRAQTYGLLARLFREEVDREALEELQSMRFPTATGNAKVDEGYHLLYDYLKTAWDDSVTELAIDFVRTFIGHGVNAYSAAYPYESVYTSERRLMMQEARAEVLQTLRENNLKRGAWNEGEDHVALEFEFMQRMSLRVAASLVAGSEDEAVEQLRTQRAFLHDHLLNWLPLLTNDMRLFSRTLFYQGLAQLAMGFVEEDASLLAELLDSVEAAA
- a CDS encoding LuxR family transcriptional regulator, which produces MGIRVPRITINADFGDDAAFGDLSLLSVGYGLHQAWVYAAMFGTSSIFGTQTYITGMYGSHASLPFLISIVVFGLCLLFAGITDQRLLRTYISKKTLVAGSLLMSAGTLLLLSPPAINGPVLEAISGISTGIGSAILILFWGVAFARCDSASIVLNSSIAISIGIGVYAIGLHYGPFPLAGILTGIIPLLELAILWNKTPAPYSERNEVPIFKPLPVNHAKFFLRFGIPVFVFGVALGTLRQTSIQYIVPASNVGDQIAMLLAAGFASVVILVTIVALGGGDKWSRYFRPLIPFIAITLFFLPLSEMSDGTFATMFLMMGYLCFEALMWIFFGELAQRFRLSPIYVFGLGRGMLALAGLAGSLFPIVAANWVHLLPFGEQGVIVVVLLIMVVAYALLPREREIEAIVAPCPLVKAVSLELNDRVRPLGASNTSADDGTSSTEPENAPATAPAPSIKTPTGPATPTRTPSLLELSSAPRAEESEERRGGGRFRAKCETVANTYLLSRRETEIMFFLAKGHNAAYLQEKLYISEGTAKTHIRHVYKKTNVHSQQELMRLVELADPAE